From Candidatus Sphingomonas colombiensis, one genomic window encodes:
- a CDS encoding enoyl-CoA hydratase-related protein, with protein sequence MAEYETILTEKKGDVLVITLNRPDRLNAASLQMAEDLTTALYNLQGARAVLITGAGRAFCSGADLQARGGASAVSGGDASHRALMNYYNPALSQIMRLSVPVVTAVNGAAAGVGCSIGLAGDFVFAGKSAYFLQAFVNIGLVPDGGSSWLLAKTIGKARATQMMMLGERIGAEQAESWGLIYKAVDDAALQEEALALATRLAAGPTVALSTMRRNILTALDGSFEEVLRAEAEGQRTAGGSEDAREGGMAFLEKRKPVFKGA encoded by the coding sequence ATGGCTGAATACGAAACGATCCTGACCGAAAAGAAGGGCGATGTCCTCGTCATCACGCTCAACCGCCCCGATCGGCTCAACGCCGCATCGTTGCAGATGGCGGAAGATCTGACGACCGCGCTTTATAACCTGCAAGGCGCGCGCGCGGTGCTGATCACCGGCGCGGGGCGTGCGTTTTGTTCGGGCGCCGATCTTCAGGCACGCGGCGGCGCGAGCGCGGTGAGCGGCGGCGATGCGAGCCACCGTGCGCTGATGAACTATTACAACCCGGCATTGTCGCAGATCATGCGGCTGTCGGTGCCGGTCGTCACCGCGGTCAATGGCGCGGCGGCTGGCGTTGGCTGCTCGATCGGTCTGGCCGGTGATTTCGTATTCGCGGGCAAGTCAGCCTATTTCCTCCAGGCGTTCGTCAACATCGGGCTGGTGCCGGATGGCGGATCGAGCTGGCTGCTGGCCAAGACGATCGGTAAGGCGCGCGCGACGCAGATGATGATGCTGGGCGAGCGGATCGGCGCGGAGCAGGCCGAAAGCTGGGGCCTGATCTACAAGGCGGTCGACGATGCCGCGTTGCAGGAAGAGGCGCTGGCGCTGGCGACGCGGCTCGCCGCCGGGCCGACCGTCGCGCTGTCGACGATGCGTCGCAACATCCTGACCGCGCTCGACGGGTCGTTCGAGGAGGTGCTGCGCGCCGAGGCCGAGGGTCAGCGCACCGCCGGTGGTTCCGAAGACGCACGCGAGGGCGGGATGGCCTTCCTCGAAAAGCGCAAGCCGGTGTTCAAGGGCGCGTAA